One window of Quercus robur chromosome 5, dhQueRobu3.1, whole genome shotgun sequence genomic DNA carries:
- the LOC126726703 gene encoding photosystem I reaction center subunit III, chloroplastic, with translation MSLTIPTNLSKPILKPKLSSSPIPKSRPTIVCSSQNSNQDEQNTTSPLKAFSAALALSSILVSAPVLPANADIAGLTPCKESKQFAKREKQQIKKLESSLKLYAPDSAPALAIKASVEKTKRRFDNYGKQGLLCGSDGLPHLIVSGDQRHWGEFITPGILFLYIAGWIGWVGRSYLIAIRDEKKPTQKEIIIDVPLASSLLFRGFIWPVAAYRELVNGDLVVKDV, from the coding sequence ATGTCTCTAACCATCCCCACGAATCTCTCAAAACCCATTTTGAAGCCAAAGTTGAGCTCTTCACCCATCCCGAAATCAAGGCCTACGATTGTATGCAGCTCCCAAAACAGCAACCAAGATGAGCAAAACACAACTTCACCATTGAAGGCCTTCTCAGCTGCACTAGCTCTCTCTTCCATTCTTGTCTCAGCCCCAGTACTCCCAGCCAATGCTGACATCGCGGGTCTAACCCCATGCAAAGAGTCCAAGCAATTCGCCAAACGTGAAAAGCAacaaatcaaaaagcttgagtcCTCATTGAAGCTTTACGCACCCGACAGTGCACCAGCTCTGGCTATCAAAGCCTCAGTAGAAAAGACAAAGCGTAGGTTCGACAATTATGGAAAACAGGGTTTGCTTTGTGGGTCTGACGGGCTTCCTCATTTGATTGTGAGCGGTGACCAGAGGCACTGGGGTGAGTTCATCACTCCTGGGATTCTGTTCCTGTACATTGCTGGGTGGATCGGGTGGGTGGGTCGGAGCTACCTGATTGCTATAAGGGATGAGAAGAAGCCAACCCAGAAGGAGATCATCATTGATGTGCCTTTGGCTTCGAGTTTGCTTTTCAGGGGTTTCATTTGGCCTGTGGCTGCTTACAGAGAGTTGGTGAATGGTGATCTTGTTGTCAAGGATGTCTAA
- the LOC126726704 gene encoding LOB domain-containing protein 4: protein MKESGRKQGAPSPCAACKLLRRRCAQDCVFAPYFPADDPQKFANVHKVFGASNVNKMLQELPVDQRGDAVSSMVYEANARVRDPVYGCVGAISSLQQQIDVLQTQLALAQAEVVHLRVRQTASMPNHGVGPGSPSSSGSPSSRLMGSQVKPIFDMDTVVDQANLGESMWLC, encoded by the exons ATGAAAGAGAGTGGCAGGAAACAAGGTGCACCTTCACCCTGTGCAGCATGCAAGCTTCTTAGGAGAAGGTGTGCTCAAGACTGTGTTTTTGCTCCTTATTTTCCTGCAGATGATCCCCAGAAATTTGCTAATGTGCACAAGGTGTTTGGTGCCAGCAATGTCAACAAAATGTTACAG GAATTGCCAGTGGACCAGCGAGGTGATGCAGTTAGTAGCATGGTTTATGAAGCAAATGCAAGGGTTCGTGACCCTGTGTATGGGTGTGTTGGTGCCATTTCATCTCTACAGCAACAAATTGATGTGCTCCAGACCCAACTGGCTCTGGCTCAGGCTGAAGTGGTGCACTTGCGGGTGAGACAGACTGCATCAATGCCCAACCATGGGGTTGGGCCAGGTAGCCCAAGTAGTAGCGGCTCGCCATCATCAAGGCTCATGGGCTCACAAGTCAAGCCCATTTTTGACATGGATACGGTAGTGGATCAGGCCAATTTGGGAGAGTCAATGTGGTTATGCTAG
- the LOC126726701 gene encoding uncharacterized protein LOC126726701, whose product MLSVPKSPNRIISSLHPHPLILQQGKAFCCHACLMGYSVVRDGYCCKDCRFNLDLKCANIRLASYELTKVRQTIKEEEEEEEEEGVEYFSHRHPLQLYKKIPNDRIKCCLCRTYCSDHAYCCFECSFFLHPSCFTRKLPREICYPFHPVHSLTLQDKVVAKKWWRNRYDICNACGKDSIRYLIYACDQCSFCLHIDCSDEITHAIKFEGHPHLIFFRDNIEKKKLKCSSCKSHICESYGFTCLYCDLNLHLTCGPLPYTITHKCHIKPLVLTNSPVQEEEEEERNKFCCNACDEERDPQLPVYYSAKPRFVAEIKCVFSKVISLLKGEYEDVELCSVLGLSGKLIGRNTEKEMLQNIFEQLKLKSTLSRFFESSSQDVIKELSCVFMSMKTLTTEEDDHYEESRYLEDLLLPDMAYTQFMKFLDRGRGIHEPLETLEEVVNVGAYMVSQVVNVGDYMVPMRLAPILKHLLSKHKDISAKSTLSPIAKLYLINILCECIFSMTNTRVVDIRKDLLLQWWTIFKMLQFATLEIQFAFDHLKRVAHAYFGLYVKKQVDNALDNIDRDLAKLHKDIEALEKKRGYIKSGKSTKSNIIEECLREASVMKHSRASSGLLRILP is encoded by the exons ATGTTATCAGTTCCAAAAAGTCCAAATCGGATCATTAGCTCCCTTCATCCACACCCTCTTATCCTACAACAGGGCAAAGCATTTTGCTGCCATGCTTGTTTGATGGGATACAGTGTGGTCCGAGACGGCTATTGCTGCAAGGACTGCCGTTTCAACCTTGATCTTAAATGCGCTAATATAAGGCTCGCTAGTTACGAATTAACCAAAGTAAGGCAGAccataaaagaagaagaagaagaagaagaagaagagggggTTGAGTATTTTAGCCACAGACATCCATTacaactttataaaaaaattcctaatgACCGTATTAAATGTTGCCTATGTAGAACATACTGCTCGGATCACGCCTATTGTTGCTTTGAATGTTCCTTCTTTCTCCATCCATCATGTTTCACGCGAAAGTTGCCACGAGAGATCTGCTATCCCTTTCATCCAGTCCACTCTCTCACCCTGCAGGATAAGGTTGTCGCAAAGAAATGGTGGAGAAATAGATATGACATTTGCAATGCCTGTGGCAAGGATAGTATTCGTTACCTCATTTATGCTTGTGACCAATGCAGTTTTTGCTTGCACATAGATTGCAGTGATGAGATAACTCATGCCATAAAATTTGAAGGCCACCCTCACCTCATCTTTTTCAGGGACaatatagagaaaaagaaacttaAGTGCAGCTCTTGCAAATCCCATATCTGTGAATCATATGGGTTCACTTGTCTATATTGTGATCTCAATCTCCATCTTACCTGTGGTCCCTTACCATATACTATTACACATAAATGTCATATCAAACCCCTCGTCCTTACAAATTCACCTGttcaagaggaagaagaagaagagagaaacaaattTTGTTGTAATGCTTGTGATGAAGAAAGAGACCCACAATTACCCGTTTATTATTCTGCAAAACCTCGTTTTGTTGCTGAAATCAAATGCGTCTTCTCTAAG GTAATATCCTTACTAAAGGGAGAGTACGAAGATGTGGAGTTATGTAGTGTTCTTGGATTGTCTGGTAAGTTGATTGGCAGAAATACAGAAAAAGAGATGCTGCAAAATATATTTGAACAACTCAAGCTAAAATCAACCTTGTCTCGTTTTTTTGAATCTTCAAGTCAAGATGTGATAAAGGAATTAAGCTGTGTTTTTATGTCTATGAAAACACTCACCACTGAAGAAGATGACCATTATGAAGAAAGTCGATACTTGGAAGATTTATTGCTTCCTGACATGGCTTACACACAATTCATGAAGTTTCTTGATCGTGGCAGAGGGATTCATGAACCATTGGAGACTCTAGAAGAAGTTGTCAATGTTGGAGCTTACATGGTTTCTCAGGTTGTCAATGTTGGAGATTACATGGTTCCTATGAGGTTGGCTCCTATCCTTAAGCACTTGCTTTccaaacacaaagatattaGTGCCAAGTCCACGTTAAGCCCAATAGCAAAACTATATCTCATTAACATTTTATGTGAGTGTATATTTAGCATGACAAACACTAGGGTTGTGGATATCAGAAAAGATTTGCTTCTCCAGTGGTGGACAATCTTCAAAATGTTGCAATTTGCAACATTGGAAATTCAATTTGCCTTCGATCATTTGAAGAGAGTCGCTCATGCTTACTTTGGTCTCTATGTTAAAAAGCAAGTGGACAACGCTCTTGATAACATTGATAGAGATCTTGCAAAGCTGCATAAAGATATTGAGGCACTTGAAAAGAAACGTGGGTACATAAAATCTGGAAAATCTACAAAATCCAACATAATTGAGGAATGCTTGAGAGAGGCTTCAGTTATGAAGCATAGTAGAGCAAGTAGTGGGCTACTACGGATTTTACCATAG
- the LOC126726700 gene encoding MDIS1-interacting receptor like kinase 2-like has protein sequence MSIIFLALLACYLSSFNVEATPNFEAEALLRWKESLGNQTSLQSWTPGNINEKLTTGPCMWFGITCNMAGSVTEISLPSARLRGNLSSLDFSSFQNLVSLNLSCNLLTGPIPSQIGTLSRLTHLNLSMNFHSGNLPLSLTNLTNLSLLYLGNNLINGELDPRLFSNWTRLEFLELQNNNFTGVIPSQIGLLTNLKELALMNNHIFGSIPPEIGNLINLDALALSGNHLMGPIPPSLGNLSQVTIVYLHQNRLSGPLPQTIQNAKNLKDLRVFKNQLSGPVPQGLANISSLENLQLNENNFSGHLPPVCQKAPLQVFTAFSNNLSGPIPKSLRNCKSLTRLRLHENQLTGMLDQDFGVYPNLNYLELSYNNLKGVLSPQWGGCRKLESLRIAGNKITGEIPSELGKLNQLGLLDLSSNQIVGEIPKQLGRLSKLIFLHLRDNQISGQLPPEIGGLSNLEDLDLSANRLSGQIPEQVGDCSRLLKLCLSKNYFNGTIPHTIGDLAHLGLLDLSQNRLTGDIPPQLGSLIMLEYLNLSHNVLSGSIPLFNQMTGLTSIDLSYNELEGPLPDNDFFRHANLTAFSNNKDLCGIVEGLRPCNVTSLENGAHSIAGRRVSIIVGACLFGMLLSFAILVGFFTLSGRAEFKSKSKEATTSNSGNIFSVLNFDGKIVYEDIITATNDFDDMYCIGMGGTARVYKAQMPTGHVLAIKRVWCLEGEEEEEMVETFKNEIRVLSDIRHRNIVKFYGFCSHGQHKFLIYDYIERGSLANILCNDEEAQKLGWSKRVDIVRDIANALSYMHHDCTPPIIHRDISSKNVLLNSEFEACISDFGTARFLKPESSNWTAMAGTYGYVAPELAYTMRVTQKSDVYSFGVLALEVIMGKHPAELISSLSTLEQSIELKELLDLRLPPPTVLFEKDVASVVKQALSCLHITPNCRPTMRVVSQALLKA, from the exons atgtCCATAATTTTCCTTGCACTACTTGCATGTTATCTGTCATCATTCAACGTTGAAGCAACACCAAACTTTGAGGCTGAGGCTCTCCTGAGATGGAAAGAGAGCCTTGGAAACCAAACATCTCTGCAGTCATGGACGCCGGGGAATATCAACGAAAAGCTTACTACAGGCCCATGCATGTGGTTCGGAATTACTTGCAACATGGCCGGAAGTGTCACAGAAATAAGCCTGCCAAGCGCACGGTTAAGAGGTAATCTCAGCAGTTTAGATTTCTCTTCCTTTCAAAACCTTGTTAGTCTCAATCTCAGTTGCAACCTTCTCACTGGTCCCATTCCATCCCAAATTGGTACCCTCTCCAGACTAACCCACCTTAATCTCTCAATGAATTTTCATTCTGGTAATCTTCCACTTTCCCTCACCAATCTCACTAACCTTTCATTGCTCTATCTGGGCAATAACTTGATAAATGGCGAACTAGACCCACGACTATTCTCCAACTGGACAAGGCTTGAATTTCTTGAGCTCCAGAACAACAATTTTACTGGGGTAATACCTTCCCAAATAGGCctcttaacaaatttgaaagaaCTAGCTTTGATGAATAATCACATCTTTGGCTCAATTCCACCCGAAATAGGAAATTTGATAAACTTGGATGCTTTGGCTTTAAGTGGAAATCATCTTATGGGTCCTATTCCCCCATCTCTTGGTAACCTCAGCCAAGTGACCATAGTATATCTACATCAAAATAGACTCTCCGGGCCCTTGCCTCAGACAATTCAGAATGCTAAAAATCTGAAAGATTTGCGGGTGTTTAAAAATCAGTTATCCGGTCCTGTACCTCAAGGATTAGCAAATATCTCATCCTTAGAGAATCTCCAACTTAATGAAAACAACTTCTCCGGTCACTTACCACCAGTCTGTCAGAAAGCACCTCTTCAAGTATTCACTGCATTCTCTAACAACCTCTCAGGTCCTATCCCGAAAAGCTTGAGAAACTGCAAAAGCCTCACAAGGTTAAGACTCCATGAAAACCAACTTACTGGAATGTTAGACCAGGACTTTGGAGTGTATCCAAATCTCAACTACCTTGAGTTGAGCTACAACAACTTGAAGGGGGTGCTATCACCTCAATGGGGAGGGTGTAGAAAATTAGAATCACTAAGAATCGCTGGCAATAAGATCACCGGTGAAATACCCAGTGAGCTTGGCAAATTGAACCAACTCGGTCTGCTTGATCTCTCTTCTAACCAAATTGTTGGAGAAATACCAAAGCAGTTGGGAAGATTATCTAAGCTCATCTTCCTGCACTTGAGAGACAATCAAATTTCAGGTCAGTTGCCACCTGAAATTGGTGGCCTTTCCAATCTTGAGGATCTAGACTTGTCTGCCAATAGGCTGAGCGGACAAATTCCAGAACAAGTTGGGGATTGCTCAAGGCTGCTCAAATTGTGCTTGAGCAAGAACTATTTCAATGGAACTATCCCCCATACCATTGGTGATCTAGCCCATCTAGGCTTACTTGATCTAAGTCAAAATAGACTCACTGGTGACATACCTCCTCAACTTGGGAGTTTGATAATGTTGGAGTACCTGAATCTCTCTCACAATGTGCTCTCTGGTTCCATTCCCTTATTCAACCAGATGACAGGACTAACCTCCATCGATTTATCATACAATGAATTGGAAGGTCCACTTCCTGATAATGATTTCTTTCGCCATGCAAATCTAACAGCATTCAGCAACAACAAAGATTTATGTGGCATAGTAGAAGGTTTGCGGCCCTGCAATGTTACATCACTGGAGAATGGTGCTCATAGCATTGCTGGACGCAGAGTTTCTATCATTGTTGGAGCTTGTTTGTTTGGAATGCTGTTATCATTTGCTattttggttgggttttttaCTCTCTCAGGTAGAGCCGAATTCAAAAGCAAGTCAAAAGAAGCAACAACATCAAATAGTGGAAACATTTTCTCAGTACTGAATTTCGATGGGAAGATTGTATATGAAGATATCATCACAGCCACCAATGACTTTGACGACATGTATTGCATTGGGATGGGTGGAACTGCAAGAGTTTACAAAGCGCAAATGCCAACAGGACATGTACTAGCAATAAAGAGAGTGTGGTGCTTGGAAggtgaagaagaggaagagatggTGGAGACTTTCAAGAATGAAATTCGAGTGTTATCAGATATACGACATAGAAACATAGTAAAATTTTATGGGTTCTGTTCTCATGGACAGCACAAATTCCTAATTTATGACTACATCGAGCGAGGAAGCTTGGCTAATATCCTATGCAATGATGAAGAAGCCCAAAAGCTaggttggagcaagcgggtggacATTGTTAGGGATATAGCTAATGCTTTATCTTACATGCATCATGATTGCACTCCACCGATCATTCATCGAGACATCTCAAGCAAAAATGTGCTCTTGAATAGTGAGTTTGAGGCTTGCATCTCTGATTTTGGCACAGCAAGGTTTTTGAAGCCTGAGTCAAGTAATTGGACAGCTATGGCAGGCACGTATGGATATGTTGCTCCTG AGCTAGCATACACAATGAGAGTGACTCAAAAAAGTGATGTTTATAGCTTTGGTGTTCTAGCACTTGAAGTGATCATGGGAAAACATCCAGCTGAGCTTATATCGTCTTTAAGTACACTTGAACAGAGCATCGAGCTAAAGGAACTGCTAGATCTACGTCTTCCACCTCCTACTGTTCTGTTTGAGAAAGATGTGGCTTCCGTAGTGAAGCAGGCACTGTCATGCTTACACATAACTCCAAATTGCAGACCCACCATGCGTGTGGTGTCTCAGGCACTATTGAAAGCTTAA
- the LOC126726702 gene encoding uncharacterized protein LOC126726702, producing MSKSCKGLAGELVKCLSESDCVKVQNRSFRECAGEKSPAISTECVGLRETYLFCKRGQVDMRSRIRGNKGY from the exons ATGTCCAAGTCTTGCAAAGGCCTAGCAGGGGAGCTGGTGAAATGCCTCAGTGAATCTGATTGCGTCAAG GTTCAGAATCGATCATTTAGGGAATGTGCTGGAGAGAAGAGCCCGGCAATTTCAACGGAGTGTGTGGGACTTAGGGAAACATATTTATTTTGCAAGAGAGGCCAG GTTGACATGAGATCTAGGATTCGCGGAAATAAGGGCTACTAA